The window GGCAGGTGCTCGGCACCCCGAATTACATGTCGCCGGAGCAGGTGAAGGGCCGGACACTCGACGGCCGCTCCGACCTGTTCAGCTTCGGCGTGATCCTCTATGAGATGGTCACCGGCGAAAAGCCGTTCACCGGACAGAACGTCACCACCATCATCTACAAGATCGTGAACGAGAATCCGATCCCGCCACGCGAGCTGGATGTGACCATCCATCCCGGGCTGAGCGCGGTGATCACGCGCGCACTGGCGAAGAATCCGGACGAGCGCTACCAGAACGGAGCCGAACTGGTGAAGGATCTGGTGAACTACAAATCATTCGGCGCCGCTCCGGACGCCGCGTCGGTGAGCGCGGGCGCAGTGGCGTTCGCGATGAACGCCAGCGCCACCGACAAGACGGTGGTCTTCGATTCCGGCGCCATGCAAAAGCTCGGGTCGGGCACGGCGGCGGCAGCGGTGCCGCCAGCAACGCCTGCGCCGTCTACGGCTTCGTCCCCGCCCGCGGCAGCGGCGCCGGCGCCATCCCCGCTGCGCGCCATCGACAGCACCGTGGACATGGCGAAGAAGAAGGTTGCACCGGCGATCGCGGCAGCGAAAAAAGATCCCAAGAAGTTGTTGCTGATCGGCGGTGGAGCGCTGGTGCTGCTGCTGCTGCTGCTCATCGGCGGCATCGGATGGGCGCGGCATCGCAGCGCGCAGCAGCAGCAGGCGGCGGAACAGCAGCAGCGCGACGAACAGGCGAGACTAGCGGCGCAGCAGCTCGAGCAGCAAGTGCAGAACGCACCGGGTCCGGCGGCGTCAGCGCGGTCCGGATCCGCGCAAAAGACAACGCAGAAGCCGGCCAAGACGGCTGCGGTGAAGCCGGCCGCGACGCCCGGCAAGCCGGGTGCTCCCGTGACCACGTCGCCGTCGCAGCCCACGCCCTCCGCTACCACGGGCGAGCTGCAGATCACTTCATCGCCGAGCGGTGCGCAAGTGCAGGTCGACGGCGCGGTGCAGGGTACGTCTCCGTTCAATGCGAAGAGCCTCGCTTCCGGGCAGCACACGGTGGTGGTGAGCAAGCCGGGTTACCAGAGCGCGACGCGCGTGATCGCAGTCGTGGTGGGCAAGAGCACGCCGCTGGTGGTCACGCTGCAAGCTGTCGCGATGGCAACGCTTTCGGTGTCGAGTCAGCCCGCCGGCGCCGCCATCCTGGTCGATGGCAAAGACAGTGGCAAGGTCACGCCCGCGCAGCTTCCCATGGAAGCGGGCGAGCACAAGATCGCGTTGCGCAAGGCGGGATTCAAAGATGCGGCGGTGACCACGCCGCGGCTCGCCGCCGGCCAGACCTTCAACTTCGCGCCGCTGCTACAGTCGGGCAAGAACGAGGAGAATCCGTTCAAGCGGCTGTTCGGCGGCGGCATGCCCGAAGGTAAGGGGATGGCGAACCTGCGCTCCACGCCAAAGGGCGCGCAAGCGTCGATGAACGGCTTCACCGCTCCGGGACACACTCCCTTCAAGCTGCCCCTCGACCCGGGCACTTACGACATCACCTTCAAGCTCGGCGGGTACAAGTCAGTCACCAAGAAGGTGACCGTCGAAAAAGGCAAGACCGTCGAAGTCGACGTCCCGCTCGAGAAGCAATAGCCTCCGCCCGATGGCACGCCTCATCATCTCGGCCCCAGATGGCAAGCGCGGCATCCTGGAGATCACGAAACCGGTGATCACCGTCGGACGCGGCAACGCGAACGATCTTGTGTTCAACCACGCCAGCGTCTCGCGCTTCCATGCGGTCATCAAGCTGGAGCCGGATGGCCGCGTGCTCGTCG is drawn from Acidobacteriota bacterium and contains these coding sequences:
- a CDS encoding PEGA domain-containing protein — translated: MSAPANPSMGTAPQKIGRYEIVGELGKGAMGLVFKALDPMIGRTVAMKTMRMDVHGMESDEMLKRFQNEARAAGVLNHANIVTIYDAGEQTGMFYITMEYIEGVTLHSLIAQNRVLPVEQIIEVSRQVCAGLDVAHSHGVVHRDVKPANIMITPDKTVKIMDFGIAKAGGGLTSAGQVLGTPNYMSPEQVKGRTLDGRSDLFSFGVILYEMVTGEKPFTGQNVTTIIYKIVNENPIPPRELDVTIHPGLSAVITRALAKNPDERYQNGAELVKDLVNYKSFGAAPDAASVSAGAVAFAMNASATDKTVVFDSGAMQKLGSGTAAAAVPPATPAPSTASSPPAAAAPAPSPLRAIDSTVDMAKKKVAPAIAAAKKDPKKLLLIGGGALVLLLLLLIGGIGWARHRSAQQQQAAEQQQRDEQARLAAQQLEQQVQNAPGPAASARSGSAQKTTQKPAKTAAVKPAATPGKPGAPVTTSPSQPTPSATTGELQITSSPSGAQVQVDGAVQGTSPFNAKSLASGQHTVVVSKPGYQSATRVIAVVVGKSTPLVVTLQAVAMATLSVSSQPAGAAILVDGKDSGKVTPAQLPMEAGEHKIALRKAGFKDAAVTTPRLAAGQTFNFAPLLQSGKNEENPFKRLFGGGMPEGKGMANLRSTPKGAQASMNGFTAPGHTPFKLPLDPGTYDITFKLGGYKSVTKKVTVEKGKTVEVDVPLEKQ